From Gemmatimonas sp., a single genomic window includes:
- a CDS encoding thioesterase family protein: MSFAKHGLQVFDIPITVVPADIDDNDHVNNVVYLRWIFDVALAHWNASASDAMKAVYGWVATRHEIDYRREAVFGDAIVARTWIGAVDSRRFERHTEIVRTADDHVLARGRSLWTLISRDTGRITRIPPDMVTLFSAYMHPA; encoded by the coding sequence ATGTCGTTCGCCAAGCATGGCCTGCAGGTCTTCGATATCCCGATCACGGTGGTGCCGGCGGACATCGACGACAATGACCACGTCAACAACGTGGTGTACCTGCGCTGGATCTTCGACGTGGCGCTGGCCCACTGGAACGCCAGCGCCTCCGACGCGATGAAAGCGGTGTATGGCTGGGTCGCCACGCGCCACGAAATCGACTATCGCCGGGAAGCGGTGTTCGGAGACGCGATTGTGGCGCGCACCTGGATCGGCGCGGTCGATTCACGGCGATTCGAGCGGCATACCGAAATCGTGCGGACCGCTGATGATCACGTGCTGGCCCGCGGCCGGTCGCTGTGGACGCTGATTTCACGCGACACGGGACGGATCACGCGCATTCCGCCCGACATGGTCACCCTCTTCTCGGCGTACATGCACCCGGCCTGA
- a CDS encoding serine hydrolase domain-containing protein — MLISRSPIAVATVVLAIAARIGHAQAAPGTTTPSWAPRLDSVARVALATSKAPGATVAVVVDGKLAYAQGYGLANVETQQRMTADMLLRVGSVTKMFTGTMLAELAEQQRIDMSVPIADIVPSLKGKKVGAVTTQQLMTHSAGWLDNAVAYGRMGEGALGEVMREVGDTLFYTEPGRTFSYSNPSISMAGYVAEVAGKQRFAALVESLVMRPAAMKLSTFKPLEALTYPIAMGHQAGANGMQMVRPMTENTAQWAAGFLFATAPELARFAIALMNGGMIDGAQAFSAGAVRRVTTGYVAHPGGSGLDSAMYGYGLVVGRSGKDRVWTHGGAINGYNASVTMLPDRKAAVIVLVNGPGSGIDAIESAALQLAVGYAQPKVTAAVPRDANAAERAALVGRYVQGRNVLEVREQDGALKMLQGGITMTVKMVGTQELEVTPPQGAPRRVYARTDNGKAAYLYAGSRAFARQ, encoded by the coding sequence ATGCTAATTTCCCGCTCCCCCATCGCCGTCGCCACGGTCGTGCTGGCGATTGCTGCCCGCATCGGACACGCGCAAGCAGCCCCAGGAACAACAACGCCCAGCTGGGCGCCTCGCCTCGACAGCGTGGCCCGCGTGGCCCTCGCCACGTCGAAAGCGCCCGGGGCCACCGTGGCCGTGGTCGTCGACGGCAAGCTCGCCTATGCGCAGGGCTACGGCCTCGCCAACGTCGAGACCCAGCAACGGATGACTGCCGACATGCTGCTGCGCGTTGGCTCCGTCACCAAGATGTTTACCGGAACGATGCTCGCCGAATTGGCCGAGCAACAGCGCATCGACATGTCGGTGCCGATCGCCGACATCGTGCCGTCGCTGAAGGGGAAGAAGGTCGGTGCCGTCACGACGCAGCAACTCATGACGCACAGCGCCGGGTGGCTCGACAATGCCGTCGCGTATGGGCGGATGGGTGAAGGCGCACTGGGCGAAGTGATGCGCGAAGTCGGCGATACGCTGTTCTATACCGAGCCCGGACGCACGTTCTCTTACTCGAACCCCAGCATCTCGATGGCGGGCTACGTGGCGGAAGTGGCCGGCAAGCAGCGCTTCGCGGCGCTGGTGGAATCGCTCGTGATGCGACCAGCCGCGATGAAGCTCAGCACCTTCAAGCCGCTGGAAGCGCTGACGTATCCGATTGCGATGGGGCACCAGGCCGGCGCCAACGGCATGCAGATGGTGCGCCCGATGACGGAGAATACCGCGCAGTGGGCGGCGGGATTTCTGTTCGCCACGGCGCCGGAGTTGGCGCGATTTGCGATCGCCCTGATGAACGGTGGTATGATCGACGGCGCGCAGGCGTTCTCGGCCGGTGCTGTGCGCCGTGTCACCACCGGCTACGTGGCCCACCCGGGCGGTTCAGGACTCGACTCCGCGATGTACGGCTATGGCCTTGTGGTTGGACGCTCGGGCAAGGATCGCGTCTGGACGCACGGCGGGGCGATCAACGGCTACAACGCGAGCGTCACCATGCTCCCCGACCGCAAGGCCGCCGTGATCGTGCTCGTCAACGGCCCCGGCTCGGGGATCGATGCGATCGAATCGGCCGCCCTACAGTTGGCGGTGGGCTATGCCCAGCCGAAAGTCACGGCAGCGGTGCCGCGAGACGCCAACGCCGCCGAGCGCGCGGCGCTGGTGGGCCGGTATGTGCAGGGACGCAACGTCCTCGAGGTGCGCGAACAGGACGGCGCGCTGAAGATGTTGCAGGGCGGCATCACGATGACTGTGAAGATGGTCGGGACGCAGGAACTGGAAGTGACACCGCCGCAGGGGGCGCCGAGGCGTGTGTACGCGCGCACGGACAACGGCAAGGCCGCCTATCTCTACGCCGGCTCACGGGCCTTCGCGCGGCAGTAA
- a CDS encoding ATPase has product MRFSSGRALRDQHAHAVTFFGMSGVGKTSLAGLLQKHDWFQYSVDYRIGTRYMDEHIVDNFKREAMRNPFLRQLLRSDSIYIRSNISFENLSPLSTYLGQPGDPERGGLSFDEYRRRQAQHRVAEIRALLDVPEFIERAKDIYGYTHFVCDSGGSLCEVVDPFDEQDPVLRCLADHSLLVYIRGSAEHTRMLVDRFRAHPKPMYYNPAFLDAKWTEYQSLRGIGHNDAVDPDDFAVWGFEQLLAHRIPLYEAIASRHGYVIDMHDVPGVHTESDLLDLLARTIDAQVAT; this is encoded by the coding sequence ATGCGATTCTCATCGGGACGAGCCCTCCGTGACCAGCACGCCCATGCCGTGACCTTTTTCGGCATGTCCGGCGTGGGCAAAACCTCGCTCGCCGGACTGCTGCAGAAGCACGACTGGTTCCAGTATTCCGTCGACTATCGCATCGGCACGCGATACATGGACGAGCACATTGTCGACAACTTCAAGCGGGAGGCGATGCGGAATCCCTTCCTGCGCCAGTTGCTGCGCTCCGACTCGATTTACATCCGCTCCAACATCTCGTTCGAGAATTTGAGTCCGCTGTCCACCTATCTGGGCCAACCGGGCGATCCCGAGCGGGGCGGTCTGTCGTTCGACGAATACCGGCGCCGGCAGGCCCAGCACCGAGTGGCGGAGATCCGGGCGTTGCTCGACGTGCCCGAGTTCATCGAACGCGCCAAGGACATCTACGGCTACACGCATTTCGTCTGCGACTCGGGCGGCAGTCTGTGCGAAGTCGTCGACCCGTTCGACGAGCAGGATCCCGTTCTGCGGTGCCTCGCCGATCACAGCCTGCTCGTATACATCCGCGGGTCGGCGGAACACACGCGCATGTTGGTGGATCGCTTCCGCGCGCATCCGAAACCCATGTACTACAATCCGGCATTCCTCGATGCGAAGTGGACCGAGTACCAATCGTTGCGCGGCATCGGGCACAACGACGCGGTCGATCCAGACGACTTCGCGGTGTGGGGATTCGAACAGCTGCTCGCCCACCGTATTCCACTCTATGAGGCGATCGCTTCACGCCATGGCTACGTGATCGACATGCACGACGTCCCCGGCGTCCACACCGAGTCCGACCTCCTCGACCTCTTGGCCCGCACCATCGACGCGCAGGTCGCCACATGA